TTGGCTTCATAGCCTGGATCCGGGACTTCTGCTCATCTGTCAAAACTGGAACGCATCCATTAGTCAGAGCCATGCCAGTGGGACCAGCAGCCCCACCACGGTGCCTGCAGTGAGCAGATGGGAACACAGCACCAGATCCCGGTGGTTCAGCAAATAAACCACACGAAGGATGGTCTGGGTGTGCTTCATGTCCCAAATGAATTTAGGCAGCAGCtttatcacagaatggtttgggttggaagggacctttaagatcatctagttccaactccctgctataggcagggacacctcccactaaaccaggttgctcacagccccatccagtctggaCGTTACTGCTGACCGCGTCCTTTCATCCAGCATCTTTGTTCCCAGCTCACATCCACAAATCAGAATGAAATTCATCAATGAACTCACAAGTGTGGCTCTTTACATTTACTGGCACAGGCCACACAGGGAGAAGAGCCGGGTGCCTCTCTGCGCCCAACCCCAGTCCCACCAGAGGGGCAGCGGCCATTCCTCGGCCCGGAGTTACCTGGCCCGGGCTCTGCCTGCGGCTCCTTCTGCCACAGCTCCAGCGAAGGGCCGGGTGGTGCCTCACCCATGCCCCTCTCCTCCTTAACTCTTTCTTTCGACTTCTTCTTcgatttcttcttcattttcttcttcttcttcttgtctTTGTGCTTCCCTCGCTTCCTTCTGCCATGCCGCTTTGCTCTGGTGTCACTGTCgctggaggaggtggaggaggaggatgatgaGGAGCGGGAGGAGGACGACCTGTCAGAGGATGAagcttctgccttcctcttctttttcttccttccctccttcttcctttctgcaacACACAGCGGGGGTTCAGCGTAGCACCACGGGAGGGGGGGGGCGCGGGGCAGGGCCCTCCGTACCTTCCCTGGCGGCCGCAGAGCTCGGCCGGTGCCGGGGCCCCGGGGAGGCCGCGCTGCTCCTCGCGCCGCGCTTCTCCCGTCCGCTCCCAGAGGGGCTGCGGCTGCTGCTCCGGGATCGCTTTCGGGACCGCCCGCGGGCCATGGTGCGCCAGGACCTGCGGGGAGAGGTCAGCGCCGCGCCCTGATTGGAAATGCTACAGGGACCTACGAGGTGTGCCGCCCCTTTAAGAGGTACGCGCGCCCTCTAAGCGCGCGCCTCGGCCCTTTAACCGCCGTTCCGCGCCGCCGCCAAGCGCATGCGCCCCCGGTGTCCCTAGGCCTCACCGCCCGCACCGAGCACGGCGCCTCCGTTACACAGCCCCGGAACTCACTTCCGGTCCCCCCGCCCACTTCCGGTCAGTCACCACAAGGCGCCGTCCGGGTCCTGCGCCGCGCTCAGAGGTTCCGGGGTTCGGCGGAACGCTGCTGCCCGGCCACGCGAAGAGCTCCCGGAGCCCTCACGGCGCGGCGATACCGAACGCGGCAGTCATAGCGCAGCGCTGCGGTTCTGCCGTGGGTCTGCAGGCGGGGGCCCTCAGGCTGCCAGCTCCCCGGTAAGCCTCTGGGGCGCTCCCGCAGCCGGTTGCGGAGTGTCCGTGCGAGATCCCGGCAGCGCGCGGTCACCTCAAGCAGACGGGAGCTCCTGCGAACAGCGCGGAGCGGGGCACGAGGGGATTTATTGCACTGCTCTTTTTCACGTACAGAGGGAGCGCACCGCCCGCCGGCACAGAGGTCTGCGCAGAGGAAAAGCAGCGCCGGGTCTTGTCCTGCACGCCTGAACGTATTGGCGCAGTCTGTAGTGAATCGGTGCGGGGGTTTTGCGCATCTCCGCGCTCCTCCAGCACTGCGGTGTGGCTGTGCCCTcgccagccccagcagcagcagtaggagCAGCTGGCTTCCCAGCAGGACCGGTTTTCTGTCACGTCCCAAGGCGACGGCTCCCTTTTAAATGACTCAACATC
Above is a genomic segment from Numida meleagris isolate 19003 breed g44 Domestic line chromosome 14, NumMel1.0, whole genome shotgun sequence containing:
- the ARL6IP4 gene encoding ADP-ribosylation factor-like protein 6-interacting protein 4 — its product is MARGRSRKRSRSSSRSPSGSGREKRGARSSAASPGPRHRPSSAAAREERKKEGRKKKKRKAEASSSDRSSSSRSSSSSSSTSSSDSDTRAKRHGRRKRGKHKDKKKKKKMKKKSKKKSKERVKEERGMGEAPPGPSLELWQKEPQAEPGPVLTDEQKSRIQAMKPMTKEEWDARQSVIRRVVDPETGRTRLIKGDGEVLEEIVSKERHKEINKQATRGDGLAFQVRTGMLQ